One genomic segment of Labeo rohita strain BAU-BD-2019 chromosome 14, IGBB_LRoh.1.0, whole genome shotgun sequence includes these proteins:
- the spry1 gene encoding protein sprouty homolog 1, translating into MDRHGQRGGSVRLPDVPSGAVLSLDQIKAIRSCNEYTEGPAVARRPAPGPPRTPPRNLDKQERTHEVILVNVNNNYEHRTGRPPALSRSTSTGSAASSGSNSSGGSEQGLLARSPPHYRNRTIRTQPKSLNASSHPFLPPDVPLKQSQTEILDSPHLYICESCGKCKCAECTAPRPLPARLACNGQCLCSAENVVEHGTCMCLVKGIFYHCSNDDDDTGDPGADRPCSLSHPQCCSRFLCMGLMSALFPCLLCYLPAKGCVKACNSCHDRVKRPGCRCKNSNTVYCKLQNWNQTPGHTPGKPS; encoded by the coding sequence ATGGATCGCCACGGTCAGCGCGGAGGGAGCGTCAGACTTCCGGACGTCCCGTCTGGAGCCGTCCTGTCCCTGGACCAGATCAAAGCCATCCGCTCTTGCAACGAGTACACGGAGGGCCCAGCCGTAGCACGCAGACCGGCCCCGGGGCCACCTCGCACCCCTCCACGCAACTTGGACAAGCAGGAGAGGACTCACGAAGTAATCCTTGTGAACGTGAATAACAACTACGAGCACCGAACGGGCCGTCCTCCGGCGCTCAGCAGATCCACGAGCACCGGCAGCGCCGCCAGCTCCGGGAGCAACAGCAGCGGCGGATCGGAGCAAGGCCTGCTGGCGCGGTCGCCACCACATTATCGCAATCGCACCATACGGACTCAGCCGAAATCTCTGAACGCATCCTCGCATCCATTTCTGCCACCGGATGTGCCGCTTAAACAGTCGCAGACGGAAATACTGGACTCGCCGCATTTATACATCTGCGAAAGCTGCGGGAAATGCAAGTGCGCCGAATGCACGGCGCCGCGTCCACTTCCGGCACGCCTCGCGTGCAACGGACAATGCCTGTGCTCGGCCGAAAACGTGGTGGAGCACGGAACGTGCATGTGTTTAGTCAAAGGGATTTTCTATCATTGCTCAAATGACGACGATGATACGGGCGACCCGGGCGCCGACCGGCCGTGTTCGCTGTCGCATCCGCAGTGCTGCTCGCGCTTCCTGTGCATGGGACTCATGTCGGCGCTCTTCCCGTGCCTGCTGTGCTACCTGCCCGCTAAGGGTTGCGTGAAAGCGTGCAACTCGTGCCACGATCGCGTAAAGCGGCCCGGATGCCGCTGCAAGAACTCCAACACCGTTTACTGCAAGCTGCAGAACTGGAACCAGACGCCCGGACACACGCCGGGAAAACCGTCCTGA